In Nocardioides daphniae, the DNA window CGCGTCGTCGAGACGGACGCTGGCGAAGGGGCGGGTCCACTTGTCGTCGATCGGGCGCTCGCGACGCGGCTCGTCGACCTCCAGGACGTCCTTGATGTGCAGGTAGCCGACCAGGTCGCCGGAGTCGGCCCGGACCGGGAAGCGCGAGTAGCCGGTGGCGGCGCAAACGGCTTCGACCTCGGCTCCCGAGGCCCCGCGGGGCACCGTGGTGAGGGTGTCGGTGGGCATCAGCACAGCGGCGACGGTGCGCTCGGTGAAGCCCAGGGCGCCGGAGAGACGGTCGTACTCCCCTGCCTCGAGCATCCCTTCGCCGCGCGACTCCTCGACCAGGGCAGCGACCTCCTCGCGGGTGAACGTGGAGTTGACCTCGTCCTTCGGCTCGATCCCGAGCGCCCGGATGACCACGTTCGCACAGGCGTTGATGAAGAGGATGATCGGCTTGAGCACCGTCACGAGGACCATCATTGCGGGTCCGAGCAGCAGGGCCGCCCGCTCCGGACCGGCGATCGCGATGTTCTTCGGCACCATCTCCCCCAGCACCACGTGGAGGTAGACGACCAGGGTCAGGGCCACCACGAACGAGATCGGGTGGACCGCTCCGTGCGGCACGTGGGCCAGCTCCAGCACGGGCTCGAGGAGGTGGGCCACCGCCGGCTCCCCCACGGCACCGAGGCCCAGGGAGCAGACGGTGATCCCGAACTGGGCCCCGGCCATCACGACGGAGACCTGCTCCATCGCCCGCAACG includes these proteins:
- a CDS encoding hemolysin family protein, producing the protein MGDLAAVVLAVVLLALNAFFVGAEFALISARRSQIEPRAAAGSAMARSTLRAMEQVSVVMAGAQFGITVCSLGLGAVGEPAVAHLLEPVLELAHVPHGAVHPISFVVALTLVVYLHVVLGEMVPKNIAIAGPERAALLLGPAMMVLVTVLKPIILFINACANVVIRALGIEPKDEVNSTFTREEVAALVEESRGEGMLEAGEYDRLSGALGFTERTVAAVLMPTDTLTTVPRGASGAEVEAVCAATGYSRFPVRADSGDLVGYLHIKDVLEVDEPRRERPIDDKWTRPFASVRLDDALHSALEALQRRGAHMGRVVGEDGSTLGLVTLEDLLEELVGEIRDAAHHEDTPSS